Genomic window (Melioribacteraceae bacterium):
AGAGCAACCCTTACTCCCGATTCAATCTGCTTCCACTCGCCATTTTTATATTGAAGAATTGTTCCCTGTTCACCAACTATCCATCCATTGTTTTCATCAATCATCGCGATACTAAATAAGTCGCGACTAACATTAGATTCAACTAAATTCCACTGCCCTTTCATGAATTTTAGAATTATTCCCTTTTTCCCCACTGCCCAGCCAGAAGTATCTGAAAGCATTTGAACATCGTGCAAATCTCCCATCAAATAGCTAGAACCACTATCATTTTTTACTGGACTCTGGAATTCATTCCAAGATGATCCGTCATAATAAATGATGTTACCCCGCTGCCCAACTAAAAATGCTTTTCCTGTTTGAGTTGTTGAAATTCCAAGCCACATCGCCCAATCAATATTATCCCACATTACTTTTGGAAGGGGCATCTCTTTAATTAAATTTTCTTTAAATGATTTTAAATGTGGTTTATATGATTCGTAATGAGTGCCATGATGAATAAACCAAATTGATCCGTCAATTCTTTTTTCTATTAATGGAAAATCAGAGTAATCATATTCGGCAAAGGAATTCCATTTCCCATCTTTAAAGATCATTGCCTTTCCCTTAATATTAAAGCCCTTACCCCGCGAAATAGCGTAACCATAATCTTCATTGATCATTATAATTTTTGCACCAAGGTCAACCTTTGCCTGGCGGAACCAGATTTTGGAGTTGGTGTTATTAACCACCGATCGAGTTTCTTCTTTTTGAATTTCACAGCCTGCAAGAAGAAGTAAGATTAATAATGAAAATATTTTATGACTAGGAAGATTCATCATGGTTTAATTTTGTCATCAATTTTATTCTTGATTCCATACCGGCATTTCCTTGCAGCCCCCCGGTATGAAGTGCAACGATATTTGATCCCTTATTAAAGTAACCCTTTTTTAATAGATCTTGAATTCCAAACATCATCTTGCCGGTGTAAACATAATCGAGTTGAATTGAGTTTAACTTCTCAAATTCTTCGATAAACATTATCAAATCATTATTAATTTTGGCATATCCTCCAAAATGATAACCACACTTGATTTCCCAATTCCCGAAATCTTGTTTTTCACAATTTGATAAATTTTGCTTTGTCTGTTCAATCAAAAAGTCTCCACCTTTTAAAGCGGAGAAGCCGACTATTCTTTTATCATTTGATGATCCGGCTATCACTCCAGAAATTGTTCCGGAGGTTCCGCACGCGGTACATATGTAATTGTAATCAATGTCGATTAATGCTGGAATTTCTGAACACCCTTTTACTGCGAGACAATTTGTTCCCCCTTCCGGAATGATATAAACTTTACCAAACTGTTCAACTAATTTTTCTTGAAAAGTATTTGTGTGCTTTAATCTATAATTGCTTCTATTTATATAAACCAATTTCATTCCGCAGCTCGCGGCAAATTGTAATGTTGGATTTAATGGAAGGTGTTCCTCACCGCGAATGATCCCAATTGTATCAAATCCAAATTCTTTCCCGGCCGCCGCAGTTGCGTATATATGATTTGAATAAGCGCCACCGAAAGTTAAAATAGTTTTTAATCCGAGTTTACGCGCTTCACTCAAATTGTATTTTAGTTTAAACCATTTGTTACCAGAGATAAATGGATGGATTAAATCGAGTCTTTTTATATAAACTTTATTAAGAGAAATTTCCCCAGGAAGTTTAACCTCCTGGAAAGGCAGTTTAGCTTCTTCGTTCAGATACTCTTCAAACATTATTCGTATTCAACTTCGGCAAGTTCCAAAATATATTTTGGAGTTCTAGGCTCACCGGCAAAAAACTCCCTATTTTCACCCCTTGTTAAAGCCCATCTGTCAATCCACGAAATTCCGGCGCCGCCGGTAAATTCATCTTCCGATTTATACGCTTCGTCTTTCAAGGATTCTTCCAATGTTATAAAACGATAACCCTCATCTCGAATCATTTTACATAGCTCATTAAAATAGTCGGCGTTTAATGTATTGGAATGAATTAACAATATGTGTGAAATATTTCTTGAGAAAAGTTTTTGCGATTGCGATTCATAAAAACGGATTTTATCACGCAGATAAATAAGATATTCTTGGGCCACTTTTTTAGCTTCGGATATTTTGCCATTTTCTACTGCGTTCCAGTAAGCGGCGGCAAACACCCATTCGGAATTATCAATAGTTACCGGGGCAATTTCGTAATTATGGTCACGCAAAAAGTTTGTAATTGAATCACGCTTACCAATTGTTCTTCCTGTTTGAAGAAACGGATGACGGAAAAATCTCATTCTTGTGTTTTTTTCTTCAAGAAGTTTATTCGTAATTAGTTCTCCTTTAAGAACATCCTTTGTGTATTCCTCAAATGAAATTTGATTTGCGCTTCTATGTGAATATGTATGATTCCCTAATTCTATTTCCGCATCTATCCATTTTTTTAGAATTGTGATTCGTTCATTATCAATTATCCCGTTAACCACCAATTTACCCTCATTAACGAATGCCGTTGCGGGTATTTTTTCTTCCTTAATTTTGTTAATAAGTTTGGTAACAATTTTATCCATTTCTTCATTGGAAACACGGTTTGAAAAATTGAAGGGCAGATCGTCAATTGTAACCGACATCTGTTTGTTAATTGTCTGCGCGTAAATCGATACCGACAAAACAAGAATGGATAATAATATTTTCTTCACTCCTTAATCCTTTCTCTATTTGGATTGATATTTTATTTTGCCATCTATTATTGTGTAAAGAACTTTTGTATTTAATATTTCTTCATCGCTGCAATTGAGCAAATCATTTGAAAGTACAGTCAAATCAGCGAGCATTCCGGGTTCAATTTTCCCCTTAATATTTTCCTCGAACGACGCGTAAGCTCCATTTGTTGTATAGGATTTCAGCGCTTCCATTCTGGTCATTTTTTGGTCGGGATAGAATACTGATCCATCAGCCGATTTACGAGTAACTGCTGAATAAAAACATTTAATTGGGTCCACATCTTCCACAGGGGCGTCGGTGCCATTGCAAATTACAGCACCCGATTCGATTAATTTTTTCCAAACATATGCGCCCTCTTTTGCTCTTGTGTCTCCTAATCTTTCATCCACGAATGAAGCATCTGAAGTACAGTGCACAGCCTGCATTGCCGCAATTACTCCATGTTTTGCAAACCTATCAATATCCTC
Coding sequences:
- a CDS encoding 1-aminocyclopropane-1-carboxylate deaminase/D-cysteine desulfhydrase yields the protein MFEEYLNEEAKLPFQEVKLPGEISLNKVYIKRLDLIHPFISGNKWFKLKYNLSEARKLGLKTILTFGGAYSNHIYATAAAGKEFGFDTIGIIRGEEHLPLNPTLQFAASCGMKLVYINRSNYRLKHTNTFQEKLVEQFGKVYIIPEGGTNCLAVKGCSEIPALIDIDYNYICTACGTSGTISGVIAGSSNDKRIVGFSALKGGDFLIEQTKQNLSNCEKQDFGNWEIKCGYHFGGYAKINNDLIMFIEEFEKLNSIQLDYVYTGKMMFGIQDLLKKGYFNKGSNIVALHTGGLQGNAGMESRIKLMTKLNHDESS
- a CDS encoding polysaccharide deacetylase family protein, with product MKKILLSILVLSVSIYAQTINKQMSVTIDDLPFNFSNRVSNEEMDKIVTKLINKIKEEKIPATAFVNEGKLVVNGIIDNERITILKKWIDAEIELGNHTYSHRSANQISFEEYTKDVLKGELITNKLLEEKNTRMRFFRHPFLQTGRTIGKRDSITNFLRDHNYEIAPVTIDNSEWVFAAAYWNAVENGKISEAKKVAQEYLIYLRDKIRFYESQSQKLFSRNISHILLIHSNTLNADYFNELCKMIRDEGYRFITLEESLKDEAYKSEDEFTGGAGISWIDRWALTRGENREFFAGEPRTPKYILELAEVEYE